In Equus quagga isolate Etosha38 chromosome 14, UCLA_HA_Equagga_1.0, whole genome shotgun sequence, one DNA window encodes the following:
- the LOC124225187 gene encoding olfactory receptor 502-like: MDALGDGNHTSTTGFILLGLTNDPILRIILFMIILCIYLVTISGNLGTIILIRISSQLHHPMYFFLSHLALADIGYSSSVTPNMLVNFLVGRNTISYFGCATQLGSVVFFGTAEFFLLAAMAYDRFVAICSPLLYSTKMSTEVCVQLLVVAYIGGFLNACSFTICFYSLVFCGPNRVNHFFCDFAPLVELSCSDISIPAVVPSVTAGSVTVATVLVIVISYIYILITILKMRSTEGRHKAFSTCTSHLTVVTLFYGTITYIYVVPKSCYSTDQNKVVSVFYMVVIPMLNPLIYSLRNNEIKGALKRELARKIFS, from the coding sequence ATGGATGCCTTGGGCGATGGGAACCACACTTCAACGACAGGGTTCATTTTATTGGGCTTAACTAATGACCCGATCCTTCGAATCATTCTCTTCATGATCATACTGTGTATCTACCTGGTGACCATATCTGGCAATCTTGGTACAATCATTCTTATCAGAATCTCTTCTCAGCTCCATcatcctatgtatttttttctgagccaCTTGGCTTTGGCTGACATAGGCTATTCATCATCTGTCACACCCAATATGCTCGTAAACTTCCTGGTGGGAAGAAATACCATCTCCTATTTTGGATGTGCCACCCAGCTTGGTTCAGTTGTTTTCTTTGGGACAGCTGAGTTCTTCCTCCTGGCTGCCATGGCATATGATCGCTTTGTGGCAATTTGCAGCCCACTGCTTTATTCCACCAAAATGTCCACAGAAGTTTGTGTCCAGTTACTTGTAGTGGCTTATATAGGTGGTTTTCTCAATGCTTGCTCTTTTactatttgcttttattctttagtCTTTTGTGGACCAAATCGAGTCaatcattttttctgtgattttgctCCTTTAGTTGAACTCTCCTGTTCTGATATCAGTATTCCTGCAGTTGTCCCCTCAGTTACTGCTGGCTCCGTCACTGTAGCCACAGTGCTTGTCATAGTCATCTCCTACATCTACATCCTCATCACCATCCTGAAGATGCGCTCCACCGAAGGGCGCcacaaggccttctccacctgtacCTCTCACCTCACAGTGGTCACTCTGTTCTACGGAACCATCACATACATTTATGTGGTGCCCAAGTCTTGCTACTCAACTGACCAGAACAAGGTGGTGTCTGTGTTCTACATGGTGGTGATCCCCATGTTGAACCCCCTCATCTACAGCCTCAGGAACAATGAGATTAAGGGGGCTCTGAAGAGAGAGCttgctagaaaaatattttcttaa